In Hymenobacter gelipurpurascens, one DNA window encodes the following:
- a CDS encoding SDR family NAD(P)-dependent oxidoreductase, giving the protein MSSQAVKGKVALVTGGGTGIGFGAARRLAEEGAIVYITGRRLDVLQEAAAKIGDTVHAVQADVSKNEDMLRVASFIQAEQGKLDIIFSNAGYYKVSRLGEITEEFFDQMYNTNVKGNLFTVQAMLPLMGEGSSIILTSSMTAFIGLPDYTSYAATKGAIIAMAKCWATDLKARKIRVNVISPGLVPTEGYEDVQGLSPEQVKDFSDRIAAAEIPVGRVGTAEDIGNAVVFLGSDASGFINAVNLVVDGGQTQVYAGKL; this is encoded by the coding sequence ATGTCATCACAAGCAGTAAAAGGTAAAGTAGCATTGGTAACCGGCGGCGGTACCGGCATTGGTTTTGGCGCCGCCCGGCGCTTGGCCGAAGAAGGCGCCATTGTGTACATCACGGGCCGGCGGCTCGACGTGCTGCAGGAAGCCGCCGCCAAGATTGGCGACACGGTTCATGCCGTGCAGGCCGACGTCTCCAAGAACGAGGACATGCTCCGCGTGGCCTCGTTCATCCAAGCCGAGCAAGGCAAGCTGGACATCATTTTCTCCAACGCCGGCTACTACAAAGTGAGCCGCCTGGGGGAAATCACCGAAGAGTTCTTCGACCAGATGTACAACACGAACGTGAAGGGCAACCTGTTCACGGTGCAGGCCATGCTGCCGCTGATGGGCGAAGGCAGTTCCATTATCCTGACGTCCTCCATGACGGCCTTCATCGGCCTGCCCGACTACACCTCCTACGCCGCCACGAAAGGCGCTATCATCGCCATGGCCAAGTGCTGGGCCACGGACCTGAAGGCGCGCAAAATCCGCGTGAATGTCATCAGCCCCGGCCTGGTGCCGACCGAAGGCTACGAGGACGTTCAGGGCCTGAGCCCCGAGCAGGTGAAAGATTTCTCCGACCGCATCGCGGCCGCTGAGATTCCCGTGGGCCGCGTGGGTACGGCGGAAGACATTGGCAACGCCGTAGTCTTTCTCGGCTCCGACGCCAGCGGCTTCATCAATGCCGTAAACCTGGTCGTGGACGGCGGTCAAACCCAGGTTTACGCCGGCAAGCTCTAA
- a CDS encoding SDR family oxidoreductase — protein sequence MDNITGKVVVITGASSGLGEASARLLAKEGAKVVLGARRVERIEALAQEITQNGGQALAVETDVTNHQQVQRLVDAAVQQFGRVDVIINNAGLMPQSLLERRKIEDWDRMIDVNIKGVLYGIAAVLPYMQAQKSGHVINVSSVAGHRVGPAGAVYSATKHAVRVISEGLRQEVKPYNIRTTIISPGAVDTELPSSATEPDMQENFKKFYEEFAIPADSFARTVAFAMSQPDDVDINEILFRPTRQQL from the coding sequence ATGGATAACATCACAGGAAAAGTCGTCGTCATCACCGGCGCCAGCAGCGGCCTGGGTGAAGCCTCCGCCCGCTTACTCGCCAAGGAAGGCGCCAAAGTGGTGCTCGGCGCCCGGCGCGTGGAGCGCATAGAGGCCCTGGCCCAGGAAATAACGCAGAACGGTGGCCAGGCCCTGGCCGTGGAGACGGACGTTACCAACCACCAGCAAGTGCAACGCCTAGTGGACGCCGCCGTGCAGCAGTTCGGGCGCGTCGACGTCATCATCAACAACGCCGGCCTGATGCCGCAGTCGCTGCTGGAGCGCCGCAAGATTGAGGACTGGGACCGGATGATTGACGTCAACATCAAGGGTGTGCTGTACGGCATTGCTGCCGTGCTGCCTTACATGCAGGCGCAGAAGTCCGGGCACGTCATCAACGTATCTTCGGTGGCCGGGCACCGGGTAGGCCCCGCCGGAGCCGTTTATTCGGCTACCAAGCACGCCGTGCGGGTTATTTCCGAAGGCCTGCGCCAGGAAGTGAAGCCCTATAACATCCGCACGACCATCATCTCGCCCGGTGCCGTCGACACGGAACTGCCCAGCAGCGCCACCGAGCCGGACATGCAGGAGAACTTCAAGAAGTTCTATGAGGAGTTTGCCATTCCCGCCGATTCGTTTGCCCGCACCGTGGCCTTCGCCATGAGCCAGCCCGACGACGTGGACATCAACGAAATCCTGTTCCGTCCCACCCGTCAGCAGCTCTAA
- a CDS encoding carboxymuconolactone decarboxylase family protein: MLTPKQEKLASIASYTAVSDVANLAQELTAGLEAGLTINEIKEVFTQLCAYCGFPRGLRGIDTFMDVLLERQARGIQDVAGREPSPVTDTRSYYDRGEAVQMAVTGWSKEKLRAGAMGFIPKIDVQLKHYIFADIYDSDVLSYSDREIATVAAQLSMDGIEPQIQAHINAAFQVGLNEAQVRHIIAIIEREFGPAKGDRGRALLANVLAARTTK; encoded by the coding sequence ATGTTAACTCCTAAACAAGAGAAGCTCGCCAGCATCGCTTCCTATACCGCCGTCAGTGATGTAGCCAACCTGGCTCAGGAGCTGACCGCTGGCCTGGAAGCCGGGTTGACCATCAACGAAATCAAGGAGGTGTTTACCCAGCTCTGCGCCTACTGCGGGTTTCCGCGGGGCCTGCGCGGCATCGACACCTTCATGGACGTGTTGCTCGAACGCCAAGCCCGGGGCATCCAGGACGTAGCCGGCCGGGAGCCCTCCCCGGTAACCGACACCCGCAGCTATTACGACCGCGGAGAAGCCGTGCAGATGGCCGTCACGGGCTGGAGCAAAGAGAAATTACGCGCCGGGGCCATGGGGTTCATCCCCAAGATTGACGTGCAGCTCAAGCACTACATTTTCGCGGACATCTACGACAGCGACGTGCTTTCCTACTCCGACCGGGAGATTGCCACCGTAGCCGCGCAGCTGTCCATGGACGGCATCGAGCCGCAGATTCAGGCCCACATCAACGCGGCCTTCCAGGTCGGGCTCAATGAGGCCCAGGTCCGCCACATCATCGCCATCATCGAACGTGAATTCGGCCCCGCCAAAGGGGACCGGGGCAGAGCCCTGCTGGCCAATGTACTGGCTGCCCGCACCACCAAATAA
- a CDS encoding helix-turn-helix domain-containing protein, with the protein MNNLLVSSTSGFDTVDLKLRGFKVYEIDTAVSPVPSYSRRDFYKICLITGRTNIHFADKSVELDDTFLFFGNPHIPYSSEVLTPHQTGFACLFTEELLKANDRSEPLQQSPLFKVDGTPIFQLNEEQKERISGIYRQMLVEQQSDYVYKQDLIRSYLNVIIHEALRMQPTENFVKHKNASSRIASLFLDLLERQFPIESPQSPLRLKSAHEFADQLAIHVNHLNRAVKEVTGKPTSAHIAERIISEARALLQHTSWSVAEIAYSLGFEYPAYFTNYFKKITGTTPSAVRESSVVVAA; encoded by the coding sequence ATGAATAACCTGCTCGTTTCTTCCACTTCCGGTTTTGACACCGTCGACTTGAAGCTGCGCGGCTTTAAGGTGTACGAAATCGACACGGCTGTGAGCCCGGTGCCTTCCTATAGCCGCCGCGACTTCTACAAGATTTGTCTGATTACGGGCCGCACCAACATTCACTTCGCGGATAAAAGCGTCGAGCTGGACGACACCTTCCTGTTTTTCGGCAACCCGCACATCCCCTACTCCTCGGAAGTGCTGACGCCGCACCAGACTGGTTTCGCCTGCCTTTTTACCGAGGAGCTGCTGAAGGCCAACGACCGGTCGGAGCCGCTGCAGCAGTCGCCCCTGTTCAAGGTCGACGGCACCCCCATTTTCCAGCTGAACGAGGAGCAGAAGGAGCGCATCAGCGGCATCTACCGGCAGATGCTGGTCGAGCAGCAGTCGGATTACGTCTACAAGCAGGACCTGATTCGCTCCTATCTGAACGTGATTATTCACGAGGCGCTGCGCATGCAGCCGACGGAGAACTTTGTCAAGCACAAGAACGCCTCCTCGCGCATTGCGTCTTTGTTCCTGGATTTGCTGGAGCGGCAGTTTCCGATTGAGAGCCCCCAGAGCCCGCTGCGCCTCAAGTCCGCGCACGAGTTTGCCGACCAGCTCGCCATCCACGTCAATCACCTCAACCGGGCGGTGAAGGAAGTAACCGGCAAGCCCACTTCGGCGCACATTGCCGAGCGTATAATCAGCGAGGCCCGGGCCCTGCTGCAGCACACCAGCTGGAGCGTGGCCGAAATTGCCTACAGCCTGGGCTTTGAATACCCGGCCTATTTTACCAACTACTTCAAGAAGATAACGGGCACAACGCCGAGCGCCGTGCGCGAAAGCAGTGTCGTTGTGGCGGCTTAG
- a CDS encoding dihydrofolate reductase family protein, with protein sequence MKPHVICHMMASLDGRIITKRWGGKPDTKAYETTAANFDAQAWLCGRVTFEVDFTGGLPPDLRAGDSVPDRQDFVADKEATSFAVAVDAHGKLGWESAYIDGDHVVAVLSEQVSDEYLAYLRRQGVSYLFGGVQELDFALVLEKLGRLFPIQTILLEGGGHVNGSLLKAGLVDELSLLYYPVIDGAASSPTVFEQGEQPGPPAQLQLQQVEQLPDNILWMRYSVTGR encoded by the coding sequence ATGAAACCCCACGTAATCTGTCACATGATGGCCTCGCTCGACGGCCGTATTATTACAAAGCGCTGGGGCGGAAAGCCCGACACCAAGGCCTACGAAACCACGGCTGCCAACTTTGATGCGCAGGCCTGGCTTTGCGGGCGCGTGACGTTCGAAGTGGACTTTACCGGCGGCCTACCGCCCGACCTGCGGGCGGGAGATTCGGTGCCCGACCGCCAAGACTTCGTGGCCGATAAAGAGGCGACATCCTTCGCGGTCGCCGTCGACGCGCACGGCAAGCTGGGCTGGGAATCAGCTTACATCGACGGAGACCACGTGGTGGCGGTGCTCAGTGAGCAGGTCAGCGACGAGTACCTGGCCTATCTGCGCCGCCAGGGTGTGTCGTACCTCTTTGGTGGCGTCCAGGAACTCGATTTTGCGCTGGTGCTGGAGAAGCTCGGCCGGCTGTTTCCCATCCAAACCATCTTGCTGGAAGGCGGCGGTCACGTCAACGGCTCCCTGCTCAAGGCCGGCTTAGTCGACGAGCTCAGCTTGCTGTACTACCCCGTTATTGACGGGGCGGCCAGCTCCCCCACGGTGTTCGAGCAGGGCGAGCAGCCCGGCCCGCCGGCCCAGCTGCAGCTGCAGCAAGTGGAGCAGCTGCCCGACAATATTCTCTGGATGCGCTATTCCGTAACGGGCCGTTAG
- a CDS encoding DUF1330 domain-containing protein, which yields MSAYLVYVRDRITDPEEFKKYEESAPAASVGQPITPLAFYGAVETLEGERVDGAVILEFPTVADAKASYESPLYQAALQHRLKGAEYRVFIVEGIAG from the coding sequence ATGAGTGCCTATCTCGTGTATGTCCGGGACCGCATCACCGACCCCGAAGAATTCAAAAAATACGAGGAAAGCGCCCCCGCTGCCTCGGTCGGGCAGCCCATCACCCCGCTGGCCTTCTACGGCGCGGTGGAAACGCTGGAAGGCGAGCGGGTGGATGGCGCAGTCATTCTGGAGTTTCCGACGGTCGCGGACGCTAAGGCCTCGTATGAGAGTCCCCTGTATCAGGCAGCCCTCCAGCACCGGCTGAAGGGAGCCGAGTACCGTGTGTTCATTGTCGAGGGCATTGCAGGATAA
- a CDS encoding SDR family NAD(P)-dependent oxidoreductase → MNTNQKVWFITGGNKGLGAAMVQEALNNGYQVVATARSVESAEKTLGTHPNLLILRLDITNDQQVQEAVAAAVARFGQIDVLVNNAGYGLLGYFEEMSADSIRQQIETNVFGTMNITRAILPVMRAQGAGFVVVVSSTSGIKSVPGGSVYSASKFALEGWAEGMNIDMKQFGIRFMLLEPGAFRTDFANADASMQLPDLQVAAYDEARTNLEKIFTGMNGNQAGNPAKLAKGLVKVVNSENPPVRLLISKGAIPAVAAYYKTRIAEFEQWQDVSAESDFED, encoded by the coding sequence ATGAATACCAACCAAAAAGTATGGTTTATTACCGGCGGTAATAAAGGCCTGGGCGCTGCCATGGTGCAGGAAGCCCTGAACAACGGCTACCAGGTAGTGGCGACGGCCCGCAGCGTGGAAAGCGCCGAAAAGACGTTGGGCACCCACCCGAACCTGCTCATCCTCCGACTCGACATCACCAACGACCAGCAGGTGCAGGAAGCCGTCGCGGCCGCCGTTGCGCGCTTCGGCCAAATCGATGTGCTGGTCAACAACGCGGGTTACGGGCTGCTGGGCTATTTCGAGGAAATGTCGGCCGACAGCATTCGCCAGCAAATCGAAACCAACGTGTTCGGCACCATGAACATCACCCGCGCCATTCTTCCGGTGATGCGGGCCCAAGGCGCGGGGTTCGTGGTAGTGGTCAGCTCCACCTCGGGCATCAAATCCGTGCCCGGGGGCTCGGTGTACAGCGCCTCCAAATTTGCCTTAGAGGGCTGGGCGGAAGGCATGAACATCGACATGAAGCAGTTTGGTATCCGCTTCATGCTGCTGGAGCCCGGCGCGTTCCGCACGGACTTCGCCAATGCCGATGCCTCCATGCAGCTGCCGGACCTGCAGGTAGCGGCTTACGACGAGGCCCGCACGAACCTGGAGAAAATCTTTACGGGCATGAACGGCAACCAGGCCGGCAACCCGGCCAAACTGGCCAAAGGCCTGGTCAAGGTCGTGAACTCGGAAAACCCGCCCGTACGCCTGCTCATCAGCAAAGGAGCCATCCCGGCGGTGGCCGCCTACTACAAAACCCGCATCGCGGAATTCGAGCAGTGGCAGGACGTATCGGCTGAGAGCGACTTCGAAGACTAA
- a CDS encoding cupin domain-containing carboxymuconolactone decarboxylase family protein produces the protein MTSINPKGDQQPDTYFTGTVFANLVVTPADNLSSVIGKMTFEPRARTNWHTHSVGQVLIVTQGVGYYQETGQPAVVIREGDVVKIAPGMLHWHGASHHSSLTHTAIVPSAQPDGTTWLQPVTEEEYDAAVPATDSIPAPVHLTEAAHRNHEALWPEYKSRAKATDPELIEVFDNFAFDEVISHDELPVKTRVMVILASTIGSQALSEYKMTMDAALNVGVTPVEIKEILYQSVPYVGISKVLDFIYATNQKFTQRGINLPLAGRQSTTTRETRYDAGFAVQKQIVGARLDELYAQSPEDLLHIQRYLSANCFGDFYTRQGLDLKMRELVTLSYLVALGGTDAQIKGHVTGNVNVGNDRQTLINVLTQLLPYVGYPRTLNAIACLNGILPA, from the coding sequence ATGACTTCCATCAACCCCAAGGGCGACCAGCAGCCCGACACCTACTTCACCGGGACCGTATTTGCCAACCTGGTGGTGACCCCCGCTGATAACCTGAGCAGCGTCATCGGCAAAATGACCTTCGAACCACGCGCCCGCACCAACTGGCACACCCACTCCGTGGGACAAGTATTAATTGTCACGCAAGGCGTGGGCTACTACCAGGAAACCGGACAGCCTGCGGTAGTCATCCGCGAAGGCGACGTGGTAAAAATTGCGCCGGGCATGCTGCACTGGCACGGCGCCTCCCACCACAGCAGCTTGACGCATACGGCCATTGTGCCCAGCGCCCAACCCGATGGCACCACGTGGCTACAGCCGGTGACGGAGGAAGAATACGACGCCGCAGTGCCAGCCACCGACTCAATACCGGCACCAGTCCACTTAACCGAGGCTGCCCACCGCAACCATGAAGCGCTCTGGCCGGAGTATAAGTCGCGGGCCAAGGCCACCGACCCGGAGCTGATTGAGGTGTTCGACAACTTCGCCTTCGATGAGGTCATTAGTCACGACGAGCTTCCGGTGAAAACCCGGGTGATGGTGATTCTGGCCTCAACTATCGGCTCCCAGGCCTTGTCGGAGTACAAGATGACGATGGACGCGGCGCTGAACGTGGGCGTCACCCCCGTTGAAATCAAGGAAATTCTCTACCAGTCGGTGCCCTACGTGGGCATCTCCAAAGTGCTGGATTTCATCTACGCCACGAACCAGAAGTTCACCCAGCGAGGCATCAACCTGCCGCTGGCGGGCCGGCAGTCGACCACCACGCGCGAAACCCGCTACGACGCCGGCTTTGCCGTGCAAAAGCAAATTGTGGGTGCCCGCCTGGACGAGCTGTACGCGCAGTCACCCGAGGACCTGCTGCACATTCAGCGCTACCTCTCGGCCAACTGCTTTGGGGACTTCTACACCCGTCAAGGCCTCGACCTGAAGATGCGGGAGTTGGTGACCCTCTCCTACCTCGTGGCCCTAGGCGGCACCGATGCGCAAATCAAAGGGCACGTTACGGGCAACGTCAACGTGGGCAACGACCGGCAAACCCTCATCAACGTGCTCACCCAGCTGCTGCCCTACGTGGGCTACCCGCGCACGCTCAATGCCATTGCCTGCCTGAACGGAATCCTACCGGCGTAG
- a CDS encoding (R)-mandelonitrile lyase, whose protein sequence is MHILLTRPLQALGVLALLLALGGSTQVVRSRGPRPAQGPIFPKGQRGPAANFTGTVWVTSLVADDSTFQCVTGNVVFEPGARSNWHRHPSGQILLVTDGSGYYQEKGQPKRILHKGDVIKALPGVEHWHGATPKQALTHVAIVPNTEKGVAVWLQPVTDQEYYSLK, encoded by the coding sequence ATGCATATTCTACTGACCCGACCCCTCCAGGCACTAGGCGTTCTGGCCCTACTGCTTGCCTTAGGGGGCAGTACCCAGGTGGTCCGCAGCAGGGGCCCCCGGCCTGCACAGGGGCCCATCTTCCCCAAGGGTCAGCGCGGCCCGGCCGCCAATTTCACGGGTACCGTGTGGGTCACCTCCCTGGTGGCGGATGACAGCACCTTCCAGTGCGTGACGGGCAACGTCGTCTTTGAGCCCGGCGCCCGCTCCAACTGGCACCGCCATCCGTCCGGGCAGATTCTGCTGGTAACCGATGGTTCTGGATACTATCAGGAAAAAGGCCAGCCCAAGCGCATCCTGCACAAAGGCGATGTCATCAAGGCACTGCCCGGAGTGGAGCACTGGCACGGGGCCACCCCGAAGCAGGCCCTTACCCATGTGGCCATCGTGCCCAATACAGAAAAAGGCGTGGCCGTCTGGCTGCAGCCGGTTACCGACCAAGAATACTACAGCCTTAAGTAA
- a CDS encoding Crp/Fnr family transcriptional regulator, with the protein MEVAQFHQHILRQLPAMSADELVELTAAFTLRKVKKRQFIVQPGFTADHRIYVVQGAFRAYVIDPAGVEHTIQFAVEDWWITDVNSYLFRTPAQMFIEALEDSTIFEVEYATEQRLLQSNRRFETLFRLQAERAAAYHQRRLISALTRTAEERYEEFLAKYPAVVQRLPQYVIASYLGMTKGFLSRIRKHGGARKA; encoded by the coding sequence ATGGAGGTTGCCCAATTCCACCAGCACATCCTACGACAACTACCGGCGATGAGCGCCGACGAACTAGTCGAGCTCACGGCCGCCTTTACGCTCCGCAAAGTCAAGAAACGTCAGTTTATCGTGCAGCCGGGATTCACGGCGGACCATCGCATCTACGTGGTGCAGGGAGCCTTTAGGGCCTACGTCATCGACCCAGCCGGGGTGGAACACACCATCCAGTTTGCCGTGGAGGATTGGTGGATAACCGACGTTAATAGCTACCTCTTTCGGACGCCGGCCCAGATGTTTATCGAGGCGCTCGAAGACAGCACCATCTTCGAAGTCGAGTACGCCACTGAGCAGCGCCTCCTGCAATCCAACCGCCGCTTCGAAACGCTCTTCCGGCTCCAGGCCGAGCGGGCCGCTGCCTACCATCAGCGCCGGCTTATCTCGGCCCTGACCCGCACAGCCGAAGAGCGCTACGAAGAGTTTTTGGCGAAGTATCCGGCCGTGGTGCAACGGCTCCCGCAGTACGTCATTGCCTCTTACCTGGGTATGACCAAGGGCTTCCTTTCCCGAATTCGAAAGCACGGCGGAGCGAGAAAAGCATAA
- a CDS encoding helix-turn-helix domain-containing protein translates to MQASETIDQFYQQQGSSAADPAQHVTTATGHFNVYNREHFCNRRMSYNRRDFYKIALMTGTGRLHYATRGVLLDRPALVFSNPNVPYAWEPISEDQGGYFCLFTEDFMTHDRSASLQESPLFKFSSDPVYFVNEEQQETISYLFRKMLQEMESGYLYKQDLQRTYVSLLIHEALKMQPQTTYFQHPNAASRIVALFLELLERQFPIDAPDHGLKLRTPGDFADRLAVHVNHLNRAVRELTGKTTGTHIAERIVVESKALLLHTTWSTAEIAYGLGFEYPTNFNTFYKKHTGSTPSALRALRS, encoded by the coding sequence ATGCAAGCCAGCGAAACCATCGACCAGTTTTATCAGCAGCAAGGAAGCTCGGCAGCTGACCCCGCCCAGCATGTGACGACGGCCACGGGCCACTTCAATGTCTACAACCGCGAGCATTTCTGCAACCGGCGCATGAGCTACAACCGGCGGGATTTCTACAAGATTGCCCTGATGACGGGCACGGGGCGCTTGCACTACGCGACGCGCGGCGTGCTGCTGGACCGGCCGGCGCTGGTGTTTTCCAACCCCAACGTGCCGTACGCGTGGGAGCCGATTTCGGAGGACCAGGGCGGCTACTTCTGCTTGTTTACCGAGGACTTTATGACCCACGACCGGTCGGCCAGCCTACAAGAGTCCCCCCTATTCAAGTTCAGCAGCGACCCGGTGTACTTCGTCAATGAAGAACAGCAGGAGACGATTAGCTACCTGTTTCGCAAAATGCTGCAGGAGATGGAATCGGGCTACCTCTACAAGCAGGACCTGCAGCGCACCTACGTGAGCCTGCTCATCCACGAGGCGCTGAAGATGCAGCCACAGACCACTTACTTCCAGCACCCGAACGCGGCCTCGCGCATCGTGGCGCTGTTTCTGGAGTTGCTGGAGCGGCAATTCCCCATCGACGCGCCCGACCACGGCCTGAAGCTACGCACGCCCGGCGACTTCGCCGACCGGCTCGCCGTCCACGTCAACCACCTGAACCGCGCCGTGCGCGAGCTGACTGGCAAGACGACCGGGACTCATATCGCCGAGCGCATTGTGGTCGAATCCAAGGCCCTGCTGCTGCATACCACCTGGAGCACCGCCGAAATTGCCTACGGCCTCGGGTTCGAGTACCCGACCAATTTCAACACCTTTTACAAGAAGCACACCGGCAGCACGCCTTCGGCCCTGCGGGCCCTGCGCAGCTAG
- a CDS encoding enoyl-CoA hydratase/isomerase family protein, producing the protein MSTNRLTIIPQSAAYWRVVINNPPLNLFDPPMFAELNVLMDRIEQDADLKVVVFESGDPDFFMNHHDVENRLTVPDQPGAMPFFGNWPKFVTRLAQSSVLSIAKVRGRARAQGFEFALACDMRFASRERAKFALIEVGGSSIPGGGGVEWLSALVGRSRTLEIVCSADDFDAETGERYGFVNRALPDADLDAYVDALAERLGRFEKRALETAKKMVNARAGVPSEGDLWLSNHILQGVDLWPEAGKAFSKMLDAGLGKVGEFELNFAERLGDLPADRS; encoded by the coding sequence ATGTCCACCAACCGGTTAACCATCATCCCACAATCGGCCGCCTACTGGCGCGTTGTCATTAATAATCCGCCCCTGAATCTGTTCGACCCGCCGATGTTCGCCGAGTTGAACGTGCTGATGGACCGCATCGAGCAGGACGCCGACCTGAAGGTCGTCGTGTTCGAGAGCGGGGACCCGGATTTTTTCATGAACCACCACGACGTCGAGAACCGCCTGACGGTGCCCGACCAGCCGGGCGCGATGCCGTTTTTCGGCAACTGGCCCAAGTTCGTGACCCGCTTGGCTCAGTCTTCCGTCCTCAGCATCGCCAAGGTGCGCGGGCGAGCTCGCGCGCAGGGCTTTGAGTTCGCCCTGGCCTGCGACATGCGTTTTGCTTCCCGGGAACGGGCAAAGTTTGCGCTGATTGAGGTCGGCGGCTCGTCCATCCCCGGCGGGGGCGGCGTTGAGTGGCTGTCCGCGTTGGTGGGCCGCTCGCGCACGCTGGAAATCGTGTGCAGCGCCGACGACTTCGACGCCGAAACCGGCGAGCGGTACGGCTTCGTCAACCGGGCCCTGCCGGACGCCGACCTCGACGCGTACGTGGATGCCTTGGCCGAGCGCCTGGGCCGGTTCGAGAAGCGGGCGCTGGAAACGGCCAAGAAAATGGTCAACGCCCGCGCCGGTGTGCCGTCCGAAGGCGACCTGTGGCTGTCGAACCACATCCTGCAAGGGGTCGACCTCTGGCCCGAAGCGGGGAAGGCTTTCTCCAAGATGCTCGACGCCGGTTTGGGGAAGGTCGGGGAGTTCGAATTGAATTTTGCCGAGCGGCTGGGCGACCTTCCCGCCGATAGGTCTTAA